In Anaerolineales bacterium, the DNA window CGACCGGTTTGCGATGGACGCGCCGGTCGCGATAGACGGCATGCGTCCATGCACGGCGTTGAAACCATGCGAACGGCCCATGAAATATGTCGGACTCTTGCTCGAGCAGCCGATCCCGGAAATCTTGATCACATTCTCGGGCTGTATCGAGAGTTCGTAACAGGCTGCCATGATCTGGCTCGAGATGGAATTATGCCCACAACCCTGGCATAAAGTAGTCGGCCGACCCTTGTAATCCGATCTCGAAAGGCCGATCTCGTTTACTTTTTTCTTAGCTCTTCCGTTGCCATTATCTTTCATGTCGTTGTTCCTCTGCGCTTCGAACTGCCTCGAAAGTCCAATCCGCATCGAGCGGCACGCCGTTGTTCTTGGTCAGGGAAACCAGCTTCGTCGCCAGTGCAGGCCACTCGAGTTGCAGCAGTTGATGCATCTGGCCATCCGTGTTCATTTCAACAACGTACACGACCTCGTGTTCCTGTATAAAATCTTCCACGGTTTCGGAGAAGGGAATCGCGCGGATGCGTAAATAATCCGTCGCCAGGCCTTCATCCGATAGGTATTCGCGTGCTTCGAGGATGGCCGGATCCGTCGATCCGAAAGCGATGATCCCCACATCGGCATGATCCATTCGCTGCACCACGGGAGCAGGCAGCGCATCACGGACGTTCTCCAACTTTCGCCAAAGCCGTTCGATGTTGGCGTCCCAATCTTGCGCCTTTTCGCTGTAAATCGCCCGCTCGTCGTGACCCGTACCTCGGGTGAAGAACGCCGCCAGGGGATGATCCGTTCCCGGAAGCGTGCGTGGCGCGATGCCATCGCCATCGATGTCACGATAACGGCCAAAATCTCCCAGCTTTTCCAGGTCTTCGGCGGACAACACCTTGCCGCGATCCATATCCACATCGGGATACTGGAATGGCTTCGAAACCCACTGATTCATGCCCAGATCCAGATCGCTGAGTACGAAGACTGGCGTCTGGAATCGTTCGGCCAGGTCGAAAGCACGCCAGCCGAACTCGAAGCACTCGTGCGGCGCAGCGGGGATGAGCAGCGTGTGACGAGTGTCGCCGTGACTGAGAAAACGCAGAATGAGCACGTCACCTTGCGAGGTGCGTGTGGGCAGGCCCGTGCTGGGACCCATACGCTGTACGTCCCAGATTACGATCGGAATTTCGGCGATGAAGGCCAGGCCGGCGAATTCGGACATGAGCGAAATTCCGGGCCCGGACGTCGAGGTCATGGCTCGGGCGCCGACCCATCCCGCACCGACGGCCATCCCGATTGCGGCGAGTTCATCCTCGGCCTGGACCACGGCGTATGTGGCTTTTCCCGTCTCGGGATCGCTTCGCAGATGAGGCAAGTAATACTCGAGCGTCTCCGCGAGACTGGATGCCGGTGTGATCGGATACCAGGACGCAACGGTCACACCGCCGTAAATCGCGCCCAATGCGGCTGCCGTATTGCCATCGACCAGGAGGTGTTCTTCGTCTCTCGGCATCCGTTCGACGCGATAGGGATCGCGCTTGGGCAGGTTGTCACGCGCCCACGATGCCGCCAGGTCGATCATTTTCATGTTCAATGCGACGGACGTCTCCCGACCGCCGAAATGGGTATCCAAAGCGCTGCGGATCTCTTCGTTGTCGATCTGCAGAATTTCAGTCAGCACACCTACATAGGCCATGTTGGCTACGTATTCACGCAACTGTTTCGGAGGGTCTGCTTCGTTTACGAGATCTCGAAGCGGTATGGGGTAGAAGATGACGTCCGGGCGATCCGCCGGTTCAGCCAAACGATCGTCATAGAAACAAACACCACCCTGCTTCAAATCTTGTAGATCATCGCGAAACGTCGCCATGTTCATGGCGACGAGCAGGTCGGCTTTCAGTTTGTTTGCCGTGTAGCCCTTTGCATTGACACGAATGGTGTACCACGTCGGCAAACCCTGGATGTTGGATGGGAAAAGATTCTTCCCACAAACCGGTATGCCCATACGGAAAAAAGCCCGTACGAGCGCCAGGTTCGATGTCTGGCTGCCCGATCCGTTCACCGTGGCAACGACCAGCGTGAAGTCGTTGACGATCGGCCGCTGCGCTTCCGCTTCACCTGCCGCTTCCTTCTGCTTTACTTGAGATTTACTCATAAGGAGTCACTCCCATCGTTCCGACGAACGAATCGATTTCCGCCCCACTCTCGATTGCCGGTTGATAGTTGTCCATTTCCAAAGATTGCTGCAGTAGACCGATGTGCTGCACAAGTGCCTGGTACCCACTTTCGTAATCACCCGTTATGATCGCATCTACCATCTTCTCGTGATATTCCCATACACGATGCAAGTAATCGTAATCGCTGTATCGTTGATAACCAATCCGCTCGTAAAAAAACCAATAAGCCTCTAAAACAGCCTGTAAAATGGGATTGTCGAGCCGCGAGTAAACCGTGAGATGGAGCTGGCGGTGCTCGCTGTGGGGAATCTGTATCGGCGTACTTTTCAGGCGCTGCCATGCCCGGTCGACCAACTCCTGCAGCCGCTCTTTGTCTTCATCATGCAGCAATCGCACGGCTTCGTGCCAAAAGCCTGCTTCCAGATGGTTGCGCAGCATACCCAGCGAATCGAACAGCCCATTATCGGCTTCCATACCAAATTGCAGCCCGGTGATCAAAGTCGGCAGCAAAGAAAAAGCCTGCGTTCGTGTTCCGGTTTTTGGCCGTACCTCGACGAAACCCAGGATGCGCGCGACCTCGAGTTGTTCACGAAGTTTGCTTCTACTGATCCCAAGCTTAGCAGCGATTTTCTTGATTGGTGGAAGCCTCTGGCCGGGCGGCGCGTTCAAGCCTGCGAGGTACGTAAGAAACTCGGATTGCATCGTATCATCCATGATATACCTTGATCGCTGCATAATCATCTGACATATATTACAAATCCGATCTTTTAAAGTCTATCGCACGGACATTGGCATGTCAAACCAGGCCAGGCCTGCAGGTTTCGCGCTGTGTCAGTCTCGCGGCGCGCTGTTCACGAATGCCCCATGGGAATGACCATTCTGGTAAAATGCGGTGATGCTTTTGAGTCGAATTATCCCGATACTGCGTATCTGCATTTTATTCGGAGCGACCGTGCTGATGCTGCTCCTGCCGCGTTGGCTGCTCCGGCATCGCTACGCCGATCGCATCCTCGACCCGCAAGAAGTACCTGCGCGGCCGATCGCCATCGTTCTTGGTGCAGGCTTGAGACGAGACGGCAGGCCGACGACCGTACTGGCGGATCGCGTACGAACCGCCGTTACGCTGTATCGGTCGGGAAAGACAGGTAAAATCCTCATGAGCGGGTCGTCATCCGCCGGCAAGGATGAACCGCAAGCCATGCGCTCACTGGCCTTGAAACTCGGCGTGCCGGATGAGGACATCCTCGTCGATCGAGAAGGAATTCGCACATTCGAGACTTGTCTGCGCGCGTCCAAAATTTTTGGCGTAGACCAGGCGCTCATCATCACGCAGCGGTTTCATCTGCCGAGGGCGATGGCGCTTTGCGAAGCGCACAACGTTGACGCGATCGGCGTTCCTGCCGACCTGCGCCCCTATCGTTCGAGCTTTATATGGAACCTACGGGAGATACCTGCCAGTTTGCGAGCCTTCTGGGACGTATATCGACATCATTCCGTAGATGACAAAGAACCGGCGGAGCTGAGCCCTCAGGAGCCGAATTGCAGTTGAGATGGAACGTCAGCAGGCGTTGAATTTGCTCCACCAATACGTAAAGAATCAATCCCTCCGGCGCCACATGTACGCGGTGGAAGCTGCCATGCGAGATTATGCCTTGCGCATGGATGGCGACCCACAGGAATGGGGACTGGCGGGCTTGCTGCACGACTTCGATTGGGAAATTCATCCAGACCTGGATTCGCATCCCCAAGACGGTGCGCCGATCCTGCGTCAAAATGGCGTCCCTGAACGCATCGTCCGCTGTGTCCTCAGTCACGCAGATCACACGGGCGTGCCGCGGGAGACGATGATGGATCGCGCACTCCATGCATGTGACGAGATTGCCGGTCTCATCACGGCGGTCGCTCTCGTGCGTCCGTCCAAATCGATCCTCGACGTTAAAGTTTCCTCTGTGCGTAAGAAATGGAAGGATCAGCGCTTCGCCGCCAACGTCGATCGCGAGGAGATCGCCTCCGCCGCCGAAGAACTCGGGGTGGATTTATGGGATCACGTACAGAACGTTCTCGAATCGATGCAGGCGATCGCTCCTGACCTCGGCCTTGCTGGTGAAGAGCAGTGAAATCGTGGGTTAATCGTCGAAATATTGCGCCTTGGGGTCTTGCACCGCTGCTGGTATAATGCCACGATCCTAGATCAGGAACGATAAACGAACGAGCCAATGACCAAATCACCTGAAGCTACGTCCACTGAACCAACGATCTGTCGAATCTGCGGGAGTAAGCTGGGCCCGAATGCCACGCGCTGTGTCGTTTGCGGCACACCCGTCGGCTCCGAAGGCGGGCAGCGATTTTCCGGCGGATCCCAGGTCACGCTTTCTCTACCGCGTGCGATTGGTTTACTGGCGATTTTTACCTTCCTCGCTGCCGGCCTGACCTTCGCCGCCACACGGTTGGTTGGATCGGCACCGGGCGAAGAACCGGTAAGCACCCCGACGGATACACCCACGGTGACGGCGACGCTGCAAGCATCCCCAACGGACACGGTTGCGCCGCCACCGACGGCACTGCCGACGCTCGAATACACCGTAATTGCCAACGATACCTGCATTGCCATTGCCGTACGGTATGACATTTCGATCCAATCCATCCTCCAGTCCAATCCGGGCTTGACGGCGGATTGCATCCTCTCCGTCGGCCAAAAAATCAACATCCCGCAGCCGACTCCAACGGCTTCTCCGGAACCTACATCGACGCTGCCGCCGGAGGAAGCCACTCGGGCGGCCTGCGAAACGATCACCTACACCGTCGAAGCCAACGACACTCTCAGCGGCATTGCGCAGAATTACAACGTAGATGTCCGCGCAATTCTGGATTACAACGGGCTGAACAACGAAACCGTCTTCCTCGGACAAATTCTCATCATCCCCCTTTGCGAACGCCTGCCCACACCCGGACCTTCTCCAACCGCCACACCACCGCCCCCTCATCCGGCGGCGAATCTGCTCCTTCCGCAAGATGGTGCAGCCTTTACGTTGGCAAACGATACGATTACCCTGCAATGGGCATCCGTCGGCGTTCTACGCGAGAATGAACTTTACGAAGTCACCGTGGTGGATATCACCGAGGGATCGGGAACTCGACGTATCGTCGGCTACGTAAGCGACACGAAATACATCGTGCCTTCTTCTTTCCGCCCGCAGGAGGAGCTCCCGCACATCATGCGTTGGTCCGTGCGAGTGGTGCGGCAAGTCGGACTGACGGAAGAAGGCGAGCCGATTTACGAATCAGGCGGCGCCGAAAGCCTGAAACGTGTATTCACCTGGTCGG includes these proteins:
- a CDS encoding LysM peptidoglycan-binding domain-containing protein, which produces MTKSPEATSTEPTICRICGSKLGPNATRCVVCGTPVGSEGGQRFSGGSQVTLSLPRAIGLLAIFTFLAAGLTFAATRLVGSAPGEEPVSTPTDTPTVTATLQASPTDTVAPPPTALPTLEYTVIANDTCIAIAVRYDISIQSILQSNPGLTADCILSVGQKINIPQPTPTASPEPTSTLPPEEATRAACETITYTVEANDTLSGIAQNYNVDVRAILDYNGLNNETVFLGQILIIPLCERLPTPGPSPTATPPPPHPAANLLLPQDGAAFTLANDTITLQWASVGVLRENELYEVTVVDITEGSGTRRIVGYVSDTKYIVPSSFRPQEELPHIMRWSVRVVRQVGLTEEGEPIYESGGAESLKRVFTWSGAAVEATPAP
- a CDS encoding 2-oxoacid:acceptor oxidoreductase subunit alpha, which encodes MSKSQVKQKEAAGEAEAQRPIVNDFTLVVATVNGSGSQTSNLALVRAFFRMGIPVCGKNLFPSNIQGLPTWYTIRVNAKGYTANKLKADLLVAMNMATFRDDLQDLKQGGVCFYDDRLAEPADRPDVIFYPIPLRDLVNEADPPKQLREYVANMAYVGVLTEILQIDNEEIRSALDTHFGGRETSVALNMKMIDLAASWARDNLPKRDPYRVERMPRDEEHLLVDGNTAAALGAIYGGVTVASWYPITPASSLAETLEYYLPHLRSDPETGKATYAVVQAEDELAAIGMAVGAGWVGARAMTSTSGPGISLMSEFAGLAFIAEIPIVIWDVQRMGPSTGLPTRTSQGDVLILRFLSHGDTRHTLLIPAAPHECFEFGWRAFDLAERFQTPVFVLSDLDLGMNQWVSKPFQYPDVDMDRGKVLSAEDLEKLGDFGRYRDIDGDGIAPRTLPGTDHPLAAFFTRGTGHDERAIYSEKAQDWDANIERLWRKLENVRDALPAPVVQRMDHADVGIIAFGSTDPAILEAREYLSDEGLATDYLRIRAIPFSETVEDFIQEHEVVYVVEMNTDGQMHQLLQLEWPALATKLVSLTKNNGVPLDADWTFEAVRSAEEQRHER
- a CDS encoding HDIG domain-containing protein; protein product: MERQQALNLLHQYVKNQSLRRHMYAVEAAMRDYALRMDGDPQEWGLAGLLHDFDWEIHPDLDSHPQDGAPILRQNGVPERIVRCVLSHADHTGVPRETMMDRALHACDEIAGLITAVALVRPSKSILDVKVSSVRKKWKDQRFAANVDREEIASAAEELGVDLWDHVQNVLESMQAIAPDLGLAGEEQ
- a CDS encoding FCD domain-containing protein produces the protein MQSEFLTYLAGLNAPPGQRLPPIKKIAAKLGISRSKLREQLEVARILGFVEVRPKTGTRTQAFSLLPTLITGLQFGMEADNGLFDSLGMLRNHLEAGFWHEAVRLLHDEDKERLQELVDRAWQRLKSTPIQIPHSEHRQLHLTVYSRLDNPILQAVLEAYWFFYERIGYQRYSDYDYLHRVWEYHEKMVDAIITGDYESGYQALVQHIGLLQQSLEMDNYQPAIESGAEIDSFVGTMGVTPYE
- a CDS encoding ElyC/SanA/YdcF family protein: MSRIIPILRICILFGATVLMLLLPRWLLRHRYADRILDPQEVPARPIAIVLGAGLRRDGRPTTVLADRVRTAVTLYRSGKTGKILMSGSSSAGKDEPQAMRSLALKLGVPDEDILVDREGIRTFETCLRASKIFGVDQALIITQRFHLPRAMALCEAHNVDAIGVPADLRPYRSSFIWNLREIPASLRAFWDVYRHHSVDDKEPAELSPQEPNCS